In Penaeus vannamei isolate JL-2024 unplaced genomic scaffold, ASM4276789v1 unanchor903, whole genome shotgun sequence, the genomic stretch ACTGTTAGACCACCATAGGACCTACTACTTGCATTATCTGGGACTGCCAACTCAGGGTATACAGGCACTTAGCTTGTTTCCCtatggatgaccctgcccatcaggttgtctctaacCGAGACAATCTTAGATGGAGTAGGCCCATGGGATGTCCTAGGATGTTGTGGCTTGGGCTGATTGACCAGATATATTGTGAGGAGCAGGAGATTGCTCAAGGCCTTGCCTGGCAGCTTACCATGGGGGACCCTGGTGGCTGGAATTGAAGGGTGAATGCAGCTATGCACCTACAGAGGCATTAAACCCAGTGAATGATTGTGAAATGTGAAAAATGGTATCTGGAAAAAAATCTGGAACAGAGTAATGAGAAGAGCAATAATAGACATTTAGGATGCATATAAAGAGAAGATGCATGTGTCACTTTGTATACAGTAGCTGCAGCAGTGCTGTAAATAAAGCAACTCATGGCTGTTCCAAGTATTCCTCCATATGAGACTGGAGAGTCATATTGATTCTATTATGAGCAGATGAGAAAACTAACGTCTTTATATctagtagataaaaaaaatgataatgaaaaatacataGCCTGAaggttcaatttatttttttgagaTTCAAACTGACACCCAAAAATCTGGTGAAAAACTTAGATAGAGCTGACCTTTGTGAACAATATGTTCATTGTATTAAGTAATAGGAAGGTAACAAGAAACAACCTAACTACACATAAATTATACATCATACACAGATTTCTCACCTATGCATatgatattttgaaatacaaccataatcaaacattaaatatacaatttatctatcaaaaaatatgatatttttttagtTACACTCATTACAAGCCAATATAGTAAAGGATCAATTCATACCCTTAGAATTTTatgtaagtgaaataaaaaaaaaaaaaaatgtatacacatttatatatatgtacatacatatatatatatatatatatatatatttatatatatatatatatatatatatatatatatatatatatatatatatatatatatatatatataatgataataataataataatgataatacaaaataaggGAAGTTCCAATATATCCAAATACTGGAATGCATGCAGGAGGATTCACAGAAATGTCAAGAGATAAAGCAGAGGAATACCATTTTTCATCAATTGCTGAGCATTGTGTACACAGGCCTAAAGTCTAAATTATTACGACTTGCTTATATATTAGTAAGTTGATTAATTTTACATTGTATCTGGCAGACAAGTTTTTCATGTCTTGATTATATGGGTTCAAAACGGCAAATCTGTCTATTGAAAAGcaaatactttgtgtgtgtgtgtgtgtgtgtgtgtgtgtgtgtgtgtgtgtgtgtgtgtgtgtgtgtgtgtgtgtgtgtgtgtgtgtgtgtgtgtgtgtgtgtgtgtgtgtgtgtgtgtgtgtgtgtgtgtgtgtgtgtgtgcgtgtgcgcgtgtgcgcgtgtgcgcgtgtgcgcgtgtgcgcgtgtgcgcgtgtgtgtgcgcgcgcgtgtgtgtgtgtgtattcttaaggAAAAATTAAAAACGTCATGCTAAggcgacaataaaaaaataaaaattcccaACTAAGTGCCCCTTCCAATTTAAGgctaacaatattaaaaatgaaaaacaagacaaGGAACATTATAAGAAGACTATTATGTTAAAATCTCCAGTACCAAAGAGCATTACAGGATATTTTTCATTGGCATTGTTGACTACTGCAGCATATAATAGATTCCTGAAAGCTAAATGTCCCTTCAACATTCTGAGAATATGACTTATAAATGGAATGTGTAGGATttctattaatatattcatatttcgtaTTCAATATGAGGTTCTATCCTAATAAAGAATTCCCACTTGGCAAAGAGTGTGCAGCTCACAAACTATTTATTGTGATTGAAGAATTCTTTTCCCCAATTCTAATTCTTCTATCATTTACCCTGATTCCTTCTCAAAATTCTGTTTGCTTAGCCAAACAACAGAATCAAGAAAATCTTATTATCTAAATTTCATTCAAACTTACCACAATAGCTATTCTGGAAGCTGTTTGGATATATTAAATGTGCAATTAATTAAGCCTTTCATATTGTGCCATggataaaggtatgaatgagaataactatcttcacagtgcaagaaATGTATGTCACTATATCTTTATTAGAAATGCTTTATGCATTTTTTAAGATATAGTTGAAATGTGTCAAATATGATTTGACATACAAATCTTTTGCACTCCAAACATATTAATTCTCAGTCATCCCTTTTTAACATCTGTCAAAACAACCTATGTACATTGTGCCATGGAACTGAATATTTCCCTTTCAAGAGAAGCAGCACTACATTTGATTTCACACTGAGACagtcaaaagaaaatataattcataattataaaaaagaatgcaaacatatatccatgtaaagagtacactaaaacacacacaaacacaattacaaaCATCCCTCTTCTTTACATAGCTACCATCTTCCCACTTGCAGATACCATAGTTTTCTTAATCTTACAATATCATTAAAATATCACAAGGAAATTCACTTGGATGTCACACATAGTTGGTCTGTGAACCAAAAACAACCTGTTTTTCAACCCTtggcttgttatttttcttcacaAACAAATTTACTTCTAACTAGGAGTAGTATTTTCTAAAATTGGTAAAACTCACTGTTTGTTGACCAAGACTTCAAATAAAAAGAGGCCATCAAGGTTCACATTAATGAGTTATATTTTCTATTCATGTCTAAATTTGTGACTAGACCAAAGCATCACTATACTGAGAGTCAACATGCAACCTTGAAATTTGGAACAGATTCTCATGATTGTGACACTGTGACAGAAGTCCCACTGACTGATTTtgcaaatgacaaaaaaagaaggaaacagtatatatataaccatgaatCACTCAAGAGACAGGACAtagttttcattaaaaaaaaataataaaatttattcatCACCAATGTAAGCATTTTACTTGAGATCTGTTCTAATCTCATAACCATAATTTTGTCAATATCTATTcacatcactattattgctatttatttgcCATGATTTCCTGTACAAAAGAAAAATCTTCCTGTTATTGTACTATAATCTTCATTACTAGTATCAATATCACTCAAACCACCTTCATAGATATGACCTAAATGAGGCAAATTGTTATATTGGCTTCATATGTATACAACCTAGTAAATATTTTGGCCAAGTCTGTTCAAAGCACCACTAATTTTACTTAAATCATacaaattcaaaataaaacaCTGATCTGGCTCCATTGAAAATAGAATTAACATTTGCATTAAATTGAACTTGTTTTTTAACAAATGTACTCCaagtaaaacaagtaaaaataaacaatgcAATATCAAGATACCCTACATGCACAAACTAATTAATTTACCATACTATAACAATAAATATCTTTAGCCAATTTGCCTGTTTTTCACATCAAGTAAAAATGCAGAATCATGAAATTACCTGCTAAAACAAAATCAACCCCATTTTTTTACAACctgaatatgaagaaagaaaagaaaaatctaccAACAATTGCCTTTTCTTAGATATTTGGATAAACAACCTCTGCCTAACTTAAATGAAACTATGGTATACAACTATTTGTAACAATGAACAAACTCTACAAATTTCAGATTCAAATTATGCTTGTTATGTTATCTGAATTTGAGATCTTAATTGAAAATAAACTATGTGTTCCTTTCATACATGGTTCTAATCAAACCACATTAAATACTGACAGCACCCTACCATCTTCAACCTTCATTAACCACAATAACCTCAGACCACATGGATTCAGGCCACATCCCATTTTCTCTGACATTGGGGGGGCTGCTCTTCCAGTCCCAATGCTTGATAGGAGTAAACCAAGATGGCCCATAATTTGCTCGGATGTATTCTTCCGTCTGGCATGGAATGCGCACTTTTAGATCTAAGAATTCTGTCCAGCATAGAGTAAAAGCTGGGAAGACATATCTGGAAAGAaggctttttgttgttattttgatcataAACATAGAGAGTAAATCTGTTATTCAAAtctataaagagagaaataaaaatctaaGACATTTACTTGAATACCAAggtttatcttcatcatctataGATGTTAAACAATGGTAGAGAGTATATGTCACACAAGACTAGGACTCAAAAATATCTACTTGTAAATGGACTAAAATAATGATGCATGACATGGACACGATAAAACACTGATGGCAGGAGTGCTGGTAAAAATGCATTGTCCgcaatttgttttattatcatatttttccacAAAGATGGCTCCAAGGACTCAATTACTAGGTCTAACTAATCATACCAATCTACTCTGTTCCTTGAATCTTTTCTGAAAATCTTTTCTCTTATAATCTCTATCAGTGATTTTAACTTTatattgatgacgatgacaacgacaacaatgaaaatgatgatggtgatgcaggtaataataacaataataatgatgataataatcataataatattaataatattaataataatattaataatattaataataatattaataatattaataataatattaataatattaataataatattaataatattaataataataaaaataatagtaataataataaaaataataaaaacaataataatgacaatgatagcaataatgatcctaataataaaaataaaaataattataacaaaaaataaattacaataataataataagtatcataaaataataacaatcacagtaataataataaataccatgataacaataataataataataataataacaataataatactgataataataataataataataccagtgagTAAACAGACACTTGTCTTGGTCTAGAAGTTCAAAATTCAAGATAAGGCTGAAAAGATTTTCCTGAAAGCAGCATGATGTATTTACTGGCAACAGAAATGATAAATGACAGATAACTattcacaataatgattaaaaattgaCAATCAGATACTGCACACCATGGCAATTGACCATATGCATGAATCTAACAGAGCATATACACTCTGTATCATATAAAAATGAACATAACTAAATAAACATATCTTACTTGAATTTCTTCCCTGTTTTGGCCTGTGTTCCTCCATTCCACATGGTGGCTCCCTCAGTATAGAAGAAAAATATGTCCAATTTAATGTCTTCTTCTTTGAAAGAGAGTTCAAAGCTGTCAGACACTTTGCCAAACTTGTGCGTTAATCTCAATCCTCTCCTCTGAAATTCTTCAACAAGTCTTGGGTTATAGTCCTCAATGAACACGCCAATGTCAACATCCATCGCCCAAGGTATGATGTCACACTGCCGATAAAATCCTGTTCAGGTATGAAGACATTTTAAAATGGTGCTAGTAAATGCTTGACAATAATTTCTTAAAAGTACATATAAAAGCAACAAAACTTTTGGAATTTATAATGTACTTTCTGTCCATAACACAGAGGTCAGTATTATTTAGTAAATAGAAATGTGTCCTTAACCTGATGCTACCGGGgatgatatgtacatacatgccatgcccactgggAGTTCATTTCATTAATTGTTTTTACACAGAGATAGCTCCAtaagtacttagtcaccaatTGAACCTGttaacccttttccttgatttttggaaatactCTCTTTTATCTTAAGTCAAAGTCAATgactttataataatcataatgtctaaactaataacactgatattgatagcattaataatgataataataataataataataataataataataataataataataatagtaaaaaatatctTTCCCAAAATCTCTAAAACAAGGAAAGGTAAGGTTACAATGTCTACTAATTGTCTCCTTGGTAGCTGAGCAGttttggagccatctatgtggagagacatttcacaaaagaaACTAAAGTGAACATTACATTTTCCCAGTGAAATTGAGCTAATTTCCACAAAAACAAAGTGTGACCTTGCTAACTTACCAAGGCATGTGCCACTGCTGAGCCAGAAAGGAATCTTCAACTGATCCATCAGCGTCTTAGCCTTGGCCAGCAATTTCCAAGCTTTATGTTtaaatctgcaaaaaaaaaatctaaaataagacTTTCTTTAAAATAGTACCATAGCCATATTTATCTTACTGGAAAATATTTCACACAAACTATTGCAGTGTGATATGAGAATATCAAAAAAGGCACATCATAACATTACCTCACTTCAGAAGGTGTTTCTTCCTTCATGTGCTTTAAGTTGTAGAATGTTGCTCTTGATTCATTACAAGGGATGAAATGGGATGTTTTGTGGTCGCGGACAAATGCTTCAATATCACTTGGAATTGTTAAATCAACTTCATCTATTCTTGCATCCTTTGTACTGAAGCTGTTGAAAGAATTAGCTATCATAGTGCAATCTCAAAGTTTGACAAAAGGTTTTATAGAATAAAACATTTTTTGAGTCATAAGCATGTGTGAGAGAAGACTAATGCCAAAATATCTCACCGTTCATATGCCCGATCAACCCTCATATTTTCCCAAGTGTCTTTGGTTATGTATTGTTTTACTTGGGCCATATTGTGAGGAGGTCCATTCAGGGCATACTGTCGCAGGTAACCTTCAATCAGAGCAGAGAGCAGAATGATGTGGTTGAAATATTATCAAGAATAAACAAAATCCATAAATGTTTTATTGAAGTGAAGGAACTGTTTTAAATTTGATCTTGAATTCAACTTTGGATCTTAAATTGAAACTGGAGCTGATTTTCAAGCCAATGACACATCTTTATGATACTGTATTTTCATAATTTACTGCATGAACTTAGAACTGTATTTTTCCAGTTCTAGTATACAAGAAAGAATAATATCTGAATTCTTATGAAATAAATTTCAACTTGCCATTTCTCATATCTATAGCTTACCAGCTGACTTGGTGTGAAGGACGACAAGGTGTAGTGGGGATCCTTTTCGCACCAAAAACACGTGCGCATGCTCCCCTTCAGGGTTCTCAAAGAGTGTGACTGTGAACCCCAACTGGGCCAGCCGGGTGAGGAAGGTCGGCTGTGACAAGAACAGAAATTAATGTCTGCAGcatcaaaaaaatataaacagtatTGCTAATTATTTTTTGACAAgtgatatatataaaccatactagatatatagaagggagagagagaaggagagggagagggagagggagagggagtgggagagggagaggaagaggaaatgagaaagagagagagagagagagagagagagagagagagagagagagagagagagagagggagagagagagagagagggagagagagagagagagggagagagagagagagagagagagagaaagagaaagagaaagagaaaaagaaaaagaaagaaaaagagaaagagaaagagaagagagagagagagagagagagagagagagagagagagagagagagagagagagagagagagagaagagagaaagaaagagagagagagagagagagagagagagagagagagagagagagagagagagagagagagagagagagagagagagagagagagagagagagagaga encodes the following:
- the LOC113806695 gene encoding ribitol-5-phosphate transferase FKTN, whose translation is MYGMGTIRKNIFLVVGILVVLVLLDQLYLHVWLSTPHTEFQRSLHVDDVRQLLRAGEDAALTTILFDPFILHAWNSNQHVSATGVCIFLCHVIGPLTFAVTHGQLRDKPTFLTRLAQLGFTVTLFENPEGEHAHVFLVRKGSPLHLVVLHTKSAGYLRQYALNGPPHNMAQVKQYITKDTWENMRVDRAYERFSTKDARIDEVDLTIPSDIEAFVRDHKTSHFIPCNESRATFYNLKHMKEETPSEVRFKHKAWKLLAKAKTLMDQLKIPFWLSSGTCLGFYRQCDIIPWAMDVDIGVFIEDYNPRLVEEFQRRGLRLTHKFGKVSDSFELSFKEEDIKLDIFFFYTEGATMWNGGTQAKTGKKFKYVFPAFTLCWTEFLDLKVRIPCQTEEYIRANYGPSWFTPIKHWDWKSSPPNVRENGMWPESMWSEVIVVNEG